From a region of the Wolbachia endosymbiont (group B) of Gerris lacustris genome:
- a CDS encoding helix-turn-helix domain-containing protein has product MKEENKCSNFLDYKVIGQEVRNRRLAKGYTQKDLAKKIGTTYQVILQYEKGTRRISIKKLYELAEALSTTARDLACGQEVSNEERYEEEEILNLVRRHKEIKDQELRETFYLLTKFIRISEEESGKAVKVEVAKGLVKEGVSAHVISQTTSLSIDEYDNDEKKISIPYKVGQRIKEWRLRRGYTQEDLASKVGIINQRIYEYEQGRAAVSLEMLGEIAKVLLINITDLLPETRENENSEAELSRLIEEYKKIKSQELRHVLIKSLFESIQICKEKVKKVEKMKIAKNLVKEGISINIILKTVGISLDEIQQI; this is encoded by the coding sequence GTGAAAGAAGAGAATAAATGCTCTAATTTTTTAGATTACAAAGTAATAGGACAGGAAGTAAGAAATCGTAGATTAGCAAAGGGATATACTCAAAAAGATTTAGCAAAAAAAATTGGAACAACATATCAGGTAATACTGCAATATGAAAAAGGAACACGCAGAATTTCAATTAAGAAGTTATATGAATTAGCAGAAGCATTATCAACAACTGCTAGAGACCTAGCTTGCGGACAAGAAGTATCAAATGAGGAAAGGTATGAGGAAGAAGAGATATTAAATCTAGTAAGAAGACATAAAGAGATTAAGGACCAAGAATTACGTGAAACGTTTTATTTATTAACTAAATTCATCCGTATTAGTGAGGAAGAAAGTGGAAAGGCAGTAAAAGTAGAAGTGGCAAAGGGTTTAGTTAAGGAAGGAGTTTCTGCTCATGTTATCTCTCAAACGACCAGTTTATCTATTGATGAATATGATAATGATGAGAAAAAAATTTCTATTCCGTATAAAGTAGGTCAAAGAATAAAAGAATGGAGGTTGAGAAGAGGATACACTCAGGAAGATTTAGCAAGTAAAGTGGGCATAATAAATCAAAGAATATATGAATATGAACAAGGACGAGCTGCTGTTTCACTTGAAATGTTAGGTGAAATAGCAAAGGTACTATTAATTAATATTACAGATCTGCTTCCAGAAACAAGAGAAAATGAGAATAGTGAAGCAGAGCTATCAAGGTTAATAGAAGAATACAAAAAGATTAAAAGCCAAGAACTACGTCATGTACTAATAAAATCTCTGTTTGAAAGCATACAAATTTGCAAAGAGAAAGTGAAGAAAGTAGAGAAGATGAAAATTGCAAAGAATTTAGTTAAGGAAGGAATTTCTATCAATATTATTTTAAAAACAGTAGGCATCTCTTTAGACGAAATTCAACAAATTTAA
- a CDS encoding IS5 family transposase (programmed frameshift) — MRSVYPSDISRERFEIILPDLESCRKKTKPRKLDLYELFCGVLYVLKSGCQWRMLPKEFPKWRNCYDYFKRWSKKPNEDRESVLEIVLKKLVGEVRFNSGRNTKTSFCIIDAQSVKNTDIAEEKGYDAGKKISGIKRHIAVDTQGLPHAIYITTANIGDRTAAVEMICNARKNLSEVQNILVDAGYTGENFATQIKTTIGATVEVIKRSELHTFVVLPKRWVVERSFAWLEKCRRLWKNCERKLNTRLQMVVLAFTALLLKRL; from the exons ATGAGGAGTGTATACCCAAGTGATATAAGTCGGGAAAGATTTGAGATTATATTACCAGATCTAGAATCCTGTAGAAAAAAAACAAAACCAAGAAAACTGGATTTATATGAGTTATTTTGCGGTGTACTTTATGTGCTAAAAAGTGGCTGTCAGTGGCGAATGCTACCAAAAGAGTTTCCAAAATGGCGCAATTGTTACGATTACTTCAAGAGATGGAGTAAAAAACCGAATGAAGATAGAGAAAGTGTTCTAGAAATTGTCTTA AAAAAATTAGTTGGAGAGGTTCGTTTCAACAGTGGTCGGAATACAAAAACAAGCTTCTGCATCATTGATGCTCAAAGTGTAAAAAACACCGATATTGCTGAAGAAAAAGGTTATGATGCCGGCAAGAAAATTTCAGGAATAAAGCGTCATATTGCAGTAGATACGCAAGGTTTGCCACATGCAATTTATATTACTACAGCTAATATCGGAGATCGTACTGCTGCTGTAGAGATGATTTGTAACGCAAGAAAAAATCTTTCCGAAGTTCAAAATATACTAGTTGATGCAGGTTATACAGGAGAAAATTTTGCAACTCAAATAAAAACGACTATTGGTGCAACCGTTGAAGTAATAAAACGAAGTGAATTACATACCTTTGTTGTATTGCCAAAAAGGTGGGTTGTAGAGCGTTCTTTTGCTTGGCTGGAAAAGTGTAGACGGTTATGGAAAAATTGCGAGCGTAAACTCAATACTAGACTACAAATGGTCGTTCTAGCTTTTACTGCCTTGCTCCTCAAAAGATTATGA
- a CDS encoding DNA repair protein RadC, with product MNRLLESNGKALLDREVIETFLSAVHDREEARVIARKLMDNFGIGGISGQEIDDLKTIEGITDSTVAVILCLKEAAKRVPREELKKGPVMDNLETIVKYLRVSIGYSEEEKMKIIYFDQKCRLKGEEVFTGTVDKVPFYTNSRYTSNE from the coding sequence ATGAACAGGCTCTTAGAAAGCAACGGTAAAGCTTTACTTGATCGTGAAGTAATAGAAACGTTTCTAAGTGCAGTGCATGACAGGGAAGAAGCTCGAGTTATTGCTAGAAAGCTAATGGATAATTTTGGAATAGGAGGAATTTCAGGTCAGGAAATAGATGACTTGAAAACTATAGAAGGGATAACTGACTCTACAGTAGCAGTAATTTTATGTCTAAAGGAAGCTGCAAAGAGAGTACCAAGAGAAGAGTTAAAGAAAGGACCTGTAATGGATAACTTGGAAACCATAGTAAAATATTTAAGGGTTAGTATTGGCTATTCAGAGGAGGAAAAGATGAAAATAATATATTTTGATCAAAAGTGCCGTTTAAAGGGGGAAGAAGTGTTCACTGGTACAGTGGATAAGGTACCTTTTTATACCAATTCCCGCTATACAAGCAACGAATAG
- a CDS encoding IS630 family transposase (programmed frameshift), producing the protein MALRSKLLDEKVVESAKEMLKKVRNNAYVAKKLNAVIAAKKHSITAVAKICCISRKAITTWIKHIKFGREEKLFSPPQRRRKTILNQSQLEQIEVWMEENPNITIREMRIRIQERFGLNISKSTIHRNMQRMKFSYITPRPVHSGQDKNKQEEFKKNLNETIVMHSEKELFFFDESRFGTHSKVGHGWFKKGSRTQVKVKLGRENFYLYSAVNPRNGENFSLFAPNVNTACINIFLEQMSQYLGIRKAFLVMDCASWHKSKSLKIPKNIEIIYLPPYSPDLNPVERFWLYIKQNILRNKIYDTIVLLESALCNFITSLSPSTVKQLCNASYLVH; encoded by the exons ATGGCATTAAGATCAAAATTATTGGATGAAAAAGTGGTGGAATCAGCAAAAGAGATGCTGAAGAAAGTAAGAAATAATGCGTATGTTGCAAAAAAACTAAATGCTGTAATTGCAGCAAAAAAGCACAGTATAACAGCTGTAGCAAAAATATGTTGCATTTCGAGAAAGGCAATTACTACATGGATAAAGCACATAAAATTTGGAAGAGAAGAAAAATTATTTTCTCCACCTCAACGCCGTAGAAAAACTATATTGAACCAAAGTCAACTTGAACAAATTGAGGTGTGGATGGAGGAAAACCCCAATATTACTATTAGAGAAATGAGAATAAGAATCCAAGAAAGATTTGGTTTGAATATCAGCAAATCCACAATACATCGTAATATGCAAAGAATGAAATTCTCATATATCACACCAAGACCAGTTCATAGTGGACAGGATAAAAATAAGCAAGAGGAGTTT AAAAAAAACCTCAATGAAACTATTGTCATGCATTCTGAAAAAGAGCTATTTTTCTTCGATGAATCACGGTTTGGTACACATTCAAAAGTTGGACATGGGTGGTTTAAAAAAGGCAGTAGGACACAGGTTAAGGTAAAATTAGGTAGGGAAAATTTTTATCTCTATAGTGCAGTTAATCCCAGAAATGGAGAGAATTTTAGCTTATTTGCACCAAACGTCAACACTGCTTGTATAAATATATTCCTTGAACAGATGTCGCAATATTTAGGAATACGAAAGGCTTTTCTCGTGATGGATTGCGCTAGTTGGCATAAGTCAAAAAGTTTAAAGATACCTAAAAATATCGAAATTATATACCTACCACCATACTCACCTGACCTCAATCCTGTTGAGAGGTTTTGGTTATATATAAAACAGAACATTTTGCGCAATAAAATCTACGATACAATTGTTCTGCTTGAGAGCGCTTTGTGTAATTTTATTACCTCTCTTTCCCCTTCCACGGTTAAACAACTCTGCAATGCTTCTTATTTGGTTCATTAA
- a CDS encoding ankyrin repeat domain-containing protein: protein MIVNECITGQDKKAYEQKLGEDLSTDKILDEEYQLIKKHLFSSLNSRLLMDSKLSFEGIVCTWIASTPNLTGSQKELNRELLNILKSLDPCHYDQKEDRHCEYYIEKLKNFLQSNKNNQDLKTVLNLKRGESGLTVLHLVSSVGKVTEEYNEAVDLLLEAGANPDIQNDKGRTPLHYTDVLASAASLLKGKANPNIQDHRGETPLHHAASIGHADYVNLLIEKKANSNIQDKKGATPLQIAIDNHHYYIEECFLTNNQKNLSAELYRMLDECFGAYEDHSGYAANFIKNLKGFLGKHKNSGDLKVILSIRDGDGNSKILNYARNIDKEVVDLFLSVDAGSFCKKEDSLLDCRGSFYNVGEKYCVKSTLWNTPNQVELNKFLSKISEVQDMYKLEEVVNKAISSGVRIGFSERSSQGKKAYNFVDHVIEKISKLEKNPKVASNIICKLLSRGAVFNSKIGIGVIDALESEFNDHKANMVKAHENYISNAHKFIELAKSTTNGELHDVIPTLIINEPNKKHCRVV from the coding sequence ATGATTGTTAATGAATGTATTACTGGGCAAGATAAAAAAGCATATGAGCAAAAGCTAGGAGAAGATTTAAGCACTGACAAAATATTAGATGAAGAGTATCAATTGATAAAAAAACATCTTTTTTCATCGCTTAATTCTCGTCTTTTAATGGATAGTAAACTTTCGTTTGAGGGTATAGTATGTACATGGATTGCTAGTACACCTAATTTAACAGGAAGTCAAAAGGAGTTAAATAGAGAATTACTAAATATTCTTAAAAGTTTAGATCCATGTCATTATGATCAAAAAGAAGATAGACATTGTGAGTACTATATTGAAAAACTTAAAAATTTCCTACAAAGCAATAAGAATAATCAAGACCTCAAAACTGTTCTTAACCTTAAAAGAGGAGAATCTGGATTAACAGTATTGCACCTAGTATCTTCTGTAGGTAAGGTAACTGAAGAATATAATGAAGCTGTAGATTTACTCTTAGAGGCAGGTGCTAATCCTGATATACAGAATGATAAAGGAAGGACTCCCCTGCATTATACTGATGTTCTTGCTAGTGCAGCTTCTCTTTTAAAAGGAAAGGCCAATCCTAATATACAAGATCACAGAGGAGAAACACCCTTACATCATGCCGCTAGTATTGGTCATGCTGACTATGTTAATTTACTTATAGAGAAAAAAGCTAATTCTAACATACAGGATAAAAAAGGAGCAACCCCACTGCAGATCGCAATTGATAATCATCACTACTATATTGAGGAATGCTTTCTCACTAATAACCAAAAGAATTTGAGTGCAGAATTATACCGTATGCTTGATGAATGTTTTGGTGCATATGAGGATCATTCAGGTTATGCTGCTAACTTCATTAAAAATCTAAAAGGGTTTCTAGGTAAACACAAGAATAGCGGAGACCTGAAGGTGATTTTGAGTATTCGAGACGGAGATGGTAATTCGAAAATACTTAATTATGCTCGGAACATTGATAAGGAAGTAGTAGATTTATTTCTATCAGTAGACGCAGGTAGTTTTTGCAAGAAAGAAGATTCTCTCTTGGATTGTCGTGGATCTTTTTATAATGTGGGAGAAAAGTATTGTGTAAAATCAACTTTATGGAATACACCAAATCAGGTAGAGCTGAATAAATTTTTAAGTAAGATATCTGAAGTTCAAGATATGTATAAACTAGAAGAAGTCGTAAATAAAGCTATAAGCTCCGGAGTAAGGATTGGTTTTTCTGAGCGTTCTTCTCAAGGTAAAAAAGCATATAATTTTGTAGATCACGTAATAGAAAAAATCAGTAAATTAGAGAAAAATCCTAAAGTTGCCAGCAACATAATATGTAAGTTGTTATCAAGAGGAGCAGTGTTTAACAGTAAAATTGGTATTGGTGTAATTGATGCACTGGAATCAGAATTTAATGATCATAAAGCTAATATGGTAAAAGCTCATGAAAATTATATTAGTAATGCTCATAAGTTTATTGAATTGGCGAAAAGTACCACCAATGGTGAGTTGCATGATGTAATACCAACTCTCATTATTAATGAACCAAATAAGAAGCATTGCAGAGTTGTTTAA
- a CDS encoding OTU domain-containing protein, which produces MLKTQYPADHLTKEGVNSKITESSGKIQYIEQAKEFSQFKRYRRSDANSESESRFKRINVPGDGSCLFWSVTMAYLIPVRNGDALFRQRYKALFGNEGAVTQNLDHIRGLVRNLSAANYDDTFANLVRNVFRNRVVDYIGSHRNEFRDFVEGDFERYLENMRSPNTWGGEPEIRAMSGILSATISVSGEVETQYGNGDIQIQLFHVGAPGNRNHYNFGLERGIVDNDVELAKGLKKVMGKGRPQDFELIQLLIEEAGTEVGTSKQEEDFKSFETRFQSFVDQIPSYLHSVEKAGFFTHFFLGSFSTLLDTEIAEKLNIKKIYFSFDTSKTLKVAIVKNGKIGNAKDAINNIDLFSISEGKRGHQFTADELKGILRNNIDRSKIRDRNVENEIINIENKIQDRIKSRLVQIYKGKDGIFVNMEVKEILDFPASKEFHEIEKGIWNNPEVDIAELNGSDEAIVERSLERVLGKISEVHSKYENSLIYDSSAREAAHHGFMVGVFMNFHYRYNLRVYPEQFAGRGYADIILLARGPDRALDSIPIIIELKAGAGTNATPDKALQQAEKYAQGFQPNVQRVLTTADNILCVGVNLDNPSPISDVRVSNRRERIIPLFQDMLKSSDDWDTQEIYTNALKKRIKNNIERIYHTFPGTPEKGDNHYFSRFLLGQSLLLNRIEDLKTGFKKYIFIYGNNIPTEVHPNLRGPGRLAAQRSREALSTNLDASHAVVTMVLIPENTKKLVYVINIVEANRKDILNGLNEELPLDRLNREIGNREIVELNLNFDTRYKSDFKRYLTIWTEKYNSLQEYNNGADRFQGTFKEVPYPSKLKETFDQALDAQSLSIDEYNKLLEKIGEGIFPFKSLVNKEAHFQGILNGVFSYYSDLKLQESPETRALVLTEFQTGGGERIDMLVHGIKFVAQDGNAEEYTPIGLELKTSRQGKGAQALLREANDQINEEYKEGVTYKTLTDGDEVKFIGVVFDKGSNNPNKLILTSRTAEEGFIPVGVVHSSVHMLPACSKGKKREPSSPEYPLSKKPRRERSVNMACIDSFDEEKITDEEKEGLIKELFGIEARDTKIITIDSSQMRIDGGKMNVKFKDNSGNDKELIIDDAANIKSIESYILDKENLEIKLKVSSDKEYAIIEEIKGQGIEHYLNIDGYKVKLDSIIKNFTTDPEREKIHNKLHQLSNDKQLLENKKYIEDIGDVQTNQDYNDIVKEIKQNLLAKGVREDTFDRFKSHFDDLGEKIFADYISNVESSLNGKGIAFDRDKFDSAKIKGAKGGKFFSMMAIYDLLDSIGDTATLGRHDNNALKQVFGINGILDAMDDVRTSVSISSNSKVGKLIGKVPQPVRQTFVKIISNPIVQGITFATIAYQFGYSINEIAQGNHHPLNYYWTTSSGVKLASMSIRPISAGVSFTIKSVSATTKILRGLSAAGKVLGRMSVFTMVPDIVFSLHQSLYSRTMEAQAIAAQIPISNIDRTKIFFSNSEKAIYEDYIRIKGYLNTVKSNAINYLNSDPNIAAVVQYVSSIQEKYHEVITTIKERTICMGSGIGCNTVWECELEKNMMASPLM; this is translated from the coding sequence ATGCTTAAGACACAATATCCAGCAGATCATCTAACAAAAGAAGGCGTTAATTCAAAAATTACCGAATCATCGGGTAAAATACAATATATAGAGCAAGCTAAAGAATTTTCTCAATTCAAGCGGTATCGTAGGTCTGACGCTAATTCCGAAAGTGAAAGTAGATTTAAAAGAATTAATGTTCCAGGAGATGGTAGTTGCTTATTTTGGTCTGTTACTATGGCTTACTTAATACCTGTCAGGAACGGCGATGCTTTATTTCGGCAAAGGTATAAAGCTTTATTTGGAAATGAAGGAGCTGTAACCCAAAATTTAGATCATATTAGAGGTTTGGTCCGGAATTTAAGTGCTGCGAATTATGATGATACATTTGCAAACTTAGTAAGAAATGTATTTCGCAATCGAGTAGTTGATTATATAGGTTCTCATAGGAATGAGTTCAGAGATTTTGTTGAAGGTGATTTTGAGCGTTACTTGGAAAACATGAGGAGCCCTAATACTTGGGGAGGTGAACCTGAAATAAGAGCAATGAGTGGAATACTTAGCGCAACAATTAGTGTTTCTGGTGAAGTTGAAACTCAATATGGTAATGGAGATATTCAAATACAGTTATTTCATGTTGGCGCACCGGGTAACCGAAATCATTATAATTTTGGTCTTGAGAGAGGTATTGTTGATAATGATGTAGAGCTTGCAAAAGGTTTAAAAAAAGTCATGGGTAAAGGAAGGCCTCAAGACTTTGAATTAATACAGTTGTTAATAGAGGAAGCAGGTACAGAAGTTGGCACAAGCAAGCAAGAAGAGGATTTTAAATCTTTTGAAACAAGATTTCAGTCATTTGTGGATCAGATTCCATCTTATTTACACTCTGTAGAAAAAGCAGGATTTTTTACACACTTCTTCCTAGGTAGTTTTTCTACTTTGCTGGATACAGAAATTGCAGAAAAGTTAAATATTAAAAAGATTTATTTTAGTTTTGATACTTCAAAAACTTTAAAGGTGGCTATTGTTAAAAATGGTAAAATTGGAAATGCCAAAGATGCTATTAATAATATAGATTTATTTTCCATATCAGAAGGGAAGCGCGGCCATCAGTTTACCGCTGATGAATTGAAGGGTATATTAAGAAATAATATAGATAGGAGTAAGATTAGAGATCGGAATGTTGAGAATGAGATCATAAACATTGAGAATAAAATTCAAGACAGAATAAAATCTAGACTAGTACAGATCTACAAAGGAAAGGATGGAATTTTTGTTAATATGGAAGTTAAAGAGATACTTGATTTCCCTGCTAGTAAAGAATTTCATGAAATAGAAAAAGGAATATGGAATAATCCAGAAGTTGATATAGCTGAGCTAAATGGCTCTGATGAGGCAATAGTTGAAAGATCTCTTGAGAGAGTTCTTGGAAAGATTAGTGAAGTTCATTCTAAATATGAAAACTCATTAATCTATGATAGTAGTGCACGTGAAGCAGCACATCATGGATTTATGGTAGGCGTTTTCATGAATTTCCACTATAGGTATAATCTTAGAGTTTATCCAGAGCAATTTGCAGGTAGGGGTTATGCAGATATTATCCTGCTAGCTCGTGGTCCTGATCGTGCATTAGATTCTATTCCTATTATTATTGAGTTAAAAGCAGGAGCAGGCACTAATGCTACTCCAGATAAAGCTTTGCAACAAGCAGAAAAGTATGCACAAGGGTTTCAACCAAATGTTCAGCGAGTTTTAACTACTGCAGATAACATTTTATGTGTTGGTGTCAATCTTGATAATCCATCTCCTATCTCTGACGTTAGGGTATCGAATCGTAGGGAAAGAATAATTCCTCTTTTTCAAGATATGCTAAAATCCTCTGATGATTGGGATACGCAAGAAATTTATACAAACGCACTAAAAAAACGAATAAAAAATAATATAGAACGTATTTACCATACATTTCCTGGTACACCAGAGAAGGGAGATAATCATTATTTTAGCAGGTTTTTACTGGGGCAATCACTACTGTTAAATAGAATTGAAGATTTAAAAACTGGTTTCAAAAAATACATTTTTATCTATGGAAACAATATACCTACCGAGGTACATCCTAATCTTCGTGGGCCTGGACGTCTAGCAGCTCAAAGAAGCAGAGAAGCATTATCAACTAACCTTGATGCAAGCCACGCAGTTGTAACAATGGTGCTCATTCCAGAAAATACAAAGAAGTTGGTTTATGTGATAAATATTGTTGAAGCTAACAGAAAAGATATTTTGAACGGGCTGAATGAAGAGCTCCCTCTTGATAGATTAAATAGAGAAATAGGGAATAGGGAAATAGTCGAATTAAATCTTAATTTTGATACTAGATACAAGTCAGATTTTAAAAGATATCTTACTATTTGGACTGAAAAATACAATTCTTTACAAGAATACAACAACGGAGCTGATAGATTTCAAGGTACTTTCAAAGAAGTTCCTTATCCCAGTAAGTTAAAAGAAACATTTGATCAAGCATTAGATGCTCAGTCTTTATCAATAGACGAATATAATAAATTGTTAGAAAAAATTGGAGAAGGAATATTCCCTTTTAAGAGTCTCGTTAATAAAGAAGCTCATTTCCAAGGAATATTGAATGGAGTGTTTAGTTATTATAGCGACCTAAAATTACAGGAATCACCAGAAACTAGAGCATTAGTTTTAACTGAGTTTCAAACTGGTGGAGGAGAACGTATTGACATGCTAGTTCATGGTATTAAGTTTGTAGCTCAAGATGGAAATGCTGAGGAGTACACACCAATAGGGTTGGAACTTAAGACATCAAGGCAGGGCAAAGGAGCTCAAGCTTTATTGAGGGAAGCAAATGATCAAATAAATGAAGAGTACAAAGAAGGTGTTACCTATAAAACACTTACAGATGGTGATGAGGTAAAATTTATCGGTGTTGTTTTCGATAAAGGATCTAATAATCCGAATAAACTTATTTTAACAAGTAGGACAGCCGAGGAAGGATTTATTCCTGTTGGAGTAGTTCATAGTTCAGTTCATATGTTACCTGCTTGCTCTAAAGGAAAGAAAAGAGAACCTTCATCGCCGGAGTATCCACTAAGTAAAAAACCAAGAAGAGAAAGAAGCGTGAATATGGCCTGCATAGATTCGTTTGATGAAGAAAAGATTACGGATGAGGAAAAAGAAGGACTTATTAAGGAGTTATTTGGTATTGAAGCTCGTGACACAAAAATTATAACAATAGATTCTTCTCAAATGAGGATTGATGGTGGTAAAATGAATGTAAAATTCAAAGACAATAGTGGTAATGATAAAGAATTAATAATAGATGATGCTGCAAATATTAAGAGTATAGAAAGTTATATACTGGATAAGGAAAATCTTGAGATAAAGTTAAAAGTAAGTAGCGATAAAGAGTATGCTATAATAGAAGAAATTAAAGGACAAGGTATTGAACATTATTTAAACATCGATGGTTATAAAGTAAAACTTGATAGTATAATTAAAAATTTTACTACAGATCCAGAAAGAGAGAAAATTCATAATAAATTACATCAACTATCAAATGATAAGCAGTTGTTAGAGAATAAAAAATACATTGAAGACATAGGTGATGTTCAAACTAATCAAGATTACAATGATATTGTAAAGGAAATTAAACAGAATTTATTAGCAAAAGGAGTTAGGGAAGATACTTTCGACAGGTTTAAAAGTCATTTTGATGATCTTGGTGAAAAAATTTTTGCGGATTATATTAGTAATGTGGAAAGCAGTCTTAATGGGAAAGGAATTGCATTTGATCGTGATAAATTTGATTCAGCGAAAATAAAAGGAGCAAAAGGTGGAAAGTTTTTTTCCATGATGGCTATATATGACTTGCTTGATAGTATAGGTGATACAGCAACACTTGGACGACATGATAATAATGCTTTAAAGCAAGTATTTGGTATCAATGGTATACTAGATGCTATGGATGATGTTAGGACGAGTGTAAGTATTTCTTCTAATAGTAAAGTAGGAAAATTGATTGGTAAAGTACCACAACCTGTACGTCAAACGTTTGTTAAGATTATCAGTAACCCCATAGTTCAAGGTATTACATTTGCAACTATTGCTTATCAATTTGGGTATAGTATAAATGAAATAGCTCAAGGTAATCATCATCCACTAAATTATTATTGGACAACAAGTAGTGGTGTAAAACTAGCAAGTATGAGCATAAGGCCTATAAGTGCAGGGGTTAGTTTTACGATAAAAAGTGTAAGTGCTACTACTAAGATTTTAAGGGGGTTATCTGCTGCAGGCAAAGTTTTAGGTAGGATGTCAGTATTTACTATGGTTCCTGATATTGTGTTTTCATTGCATCAGTCCTTATACAGTAGAACAATGGAAGCGCAAGCAATAGCAGCACAAATTCCTATATCTAATATTGATCGTACTAAAATATTTTTTTCAAATTCCGAAAAAGCAATATACGAAGACTATATAAGGATAAAGGGTTATTTAAATACTGTGAAAAGCAATGCCATAAATTACCTCAATTCTGACCCTAATATAGCTGCAGTTGTACAATATGTTTCTTCCATTCAGGAAAAGTACCATGAGGTAATTACTACCATTAAAGAAAGGACCATTTGTATGGGTAGCGGGATTGGTTGCAATACTGTGTGGGAGTGTGAATTAGAAAAAAATATGATGGCATCTCCTTTGATGTAA
- a CDS encoding IS630 family transposase (programmed frameshift) has product MALRSKLLDEKVVESAKEMLKKVRNNAYVAKKLNAVIAAKKHSITAVAKICCISRKAITTWIKHIKFGREEKLFSPPQRRRKTILNQSQLEQIEVWIEENPNITIREMRIRIQERFGLNISKSTIHRNMQRMKFSYITPRPVHSGQDKNKQEEFKKNLNETIVMHSEKELFFFDESRFGTHSKVGHGWFKKGSRTQVKVKLGRENFYLYSAVNPRNGENFSLFAPNVNTACINIFLEQMSQYLGIRKAFLVMDCASWHKSKSLKIPKNIEIIYLPPYSPDLNPVERFWLYIKQNILRNKIYDTIVLLESALCKFITSLSPSTVKQLCNASYLVH; this is encoded by the exons ATGGCATTAAGATCAAAATTATTGGATGAAAAAGTGGTGGAATCAGCAAAAGAGATGCTGAAGAAAGTAAGAAATAATGCGTATGTTGCAAAAAAACTAAATGCTGTAATTGCAGCAAAAAAGCACAGTATAACAGCTGTAGCAAAAATATGTTGCATTTCGAGAAAGGCAATTACTACATGGATAAAGCACATAAAATTTGGAAGAGAAGAAAAATTATTTTCTCCACCTCAACGCCGTAGAAAAACTATATTGAACCAAAGTCAACTTGAACAAATTGAGGTGTGGATAGAGGAAAACCCCAATATTACTATTAGAGAAATGAGAATAAGAATCCAAGAAAGATTTGGTTTGAATATCAGCAAATCCACAATACATCGTAATATGCAAAGAATGAAATTCTCATATATCACACCAAGACCAGTTCATAGTGGACAGGATAAAAATAAGCAAGAGGAGTTT AAAAAAAACCTCAATGAAACTATTGTCATGCATTCTGAAAAAGAGCTATTTTTCTTCGATGAATCACGGTTTGGTACACATTCAAAAGTTGGACATGGGTGGTTTAAAAAAGGCAGTAGGACACAGGTTAAGGTAAAATTAGGTAGGGAAAATTTTTATCTCTATAGTGCAGTTAATCCCAGAAATGGAGAGAATTTTAGCTTATTTGCACCAAACGTCAACACTGCTTGTATAAATATATTCCTTGAACAGATGTCGCAATATTTAGGAATACGAAAGGCTTTTCTCGTGATGGATTGCGCTAGTTGGCATAAGTCAAAAAGTTTAAAGATACCTAAAAATATCGAAATTATATACCTACCACCATACTCACCTGACCTCAATCCTGTTGAGAGGTTTTGGTTATATATAAAACAGAACATTTTGCGCAATAAAATCTACGATACAATTGTTCTGCTTGAGAGCGCTTTGTGTAAATTTATTACCTCTCTTTCCCCTTCCACGGTTAAACAACTCTGCAATGCTTCTTATTTGGTTCATTAA